One segment of Cardiocondyla obscurior isolate alpha-2009 linkage group LG13, Cobs3.1, whole genome shotgun sequence DNA contains the following:
- the Lsn gene encoding vacuolar-sorting protein SNF8 — MRRKAGVGAIHKQKLEQEKYKDKGTEIQENQFEQMTKHMETFRVNLEEFASKHKNEIKKNAHFRRQFTEMCASIGVDPLASGKGFWSVLGIGDFYYELAVQIVEVCMATNYKNGGLISLDELRTRLIQARGRRKEHQEITNEDLLAAAKKLKIFGNGFSVVPIGRGKYLVQSIPGELSMDHTAVLHQASLSTNAYVSKSILCKELRWEEDRAQKALDHMMKEGLAWLDRQAEDETLYWFPSLFTACIVSKE; from the coding sequence ATGAGACGCAAAGCGGGAGTGGGTGCGATACACAAGCAGAAATTGGAACAGGAAAAGTACAAGGACAAGGGCACGGAGATTCAGGAGAATCAGTTCGAACAGATGACCAAACACATGGAGACGTTCCGCGTGAACCTCGAGGAGTTTGCTTCGAAGCACAAGAATGAGATAAAGAAGAACGCACACTTCCGACGGCAGTTCACAGAGATGTGTGCGTCGATAGGCGTAGATCCTCTGGCGTCCGGCAAAGGATTCTGGTCAGTGCTGGGCATCGGCGACTTCTATTACGAGCTTGCTGTCCAGATCGTTGAGGTCTGCATGGCGACGAACTACAAGAACGGTGGTCTGATATCGCTGGACGAACTAAGAACGCGTTTGATTCAAGCCAGAGGCCGTAGGAAGGAACATCAGGAGATTACGAACGAGGATCTGCTGGCTGCCGCAAAGAAGCTGAAAATATTCGGGAACGGTTTCTCTGTGGTTCCTATAGGCAGGGGGAAATATTTAGTACAGTCAATACCCGGTGAACTTAGCATGGACCATACTGCAGTGTTACATCAGGCTAGTTTATCGACAAATGCGTACGTTTCGAAATCTATTCTGTGCAAAGAATTAAGGTGGGAAGAGGACAGAGCTCAAAAGGCTCTGGACCATATGATGAAGGAGGGACTAGCTTGGTTGGACAGGCAAGCAGAAGACGAGACATTATATTGGTTTCCTAGTTTATTTACAGCTTGCATTGTTTCCAAAGAGTGA
- the LOC139107459 gene encoding sodium channel and clathrin linker 1 — MLETKVLDSEYNALKRGEHHVILQEYNDIIEELKRELEMCKAEQTGIRSELHALHIDNKSSSDAIRDHISHIHSEECGSEDVHNKIIMNLKEHIAVLQMEKDSAIQLWQVSMKAVDALEQELKTRPVDNRDVKFYEEQLKDVRQSYSEAIKTLETKLLQAKENFAKQQSLWMSSKETIETLKREKQEITTRFQELQQDSQQKDRNSQQTIQSLREELSAVKAEVQVLNHFKSDLEKRLTESRRIASNIMAKNEETKYKMAETLDLVESAVKEKDFVLQREAQITEQNAKLEARLVSIGEEHAIKIQEEIIKLRNAHEHNVKKYLLEIKELKSELREKVMLLDRLQRDNRSAEEELEKMHQNSENLLEKSTAKIFTFEQALKQTDSKLEACDEMCKRQHNFEIQRLQEKIVNLEEKLVISNEKVKQLQQENSMDVRDRIKVADEKTKDAIDRYVNLEGQLVKATDDKESLATELKSLQMAFDREIHKRDYERCTLETKICELEANLLKENYITEGKSGINISPIQVSSQHQPDTSKHTLDIRVENMDHNWQSLLTEQLNKQQNYFDKKIKEMTQHVTVHQKLSRRWRDEAKSLTVRFQIKSKELRGKIKLLQNENAELHKTLLLCKQEFAQFKTDTI, encoded by the exons ATGCTTGAGACGAAGGTGCTCGATTCGGAGTACAACGCTCTAAAGCGTGG agaGCATCATGTTATTCTTCAAGAATACAATGATATTATCGAAGAGCTTAAACGGGAATTGGAAATGTGCAAG GCAGAACAAACTGGTATTCGTTCTGAGTTACATGCTTTGCACATTGATAATAAGAGTAGCAGTGATGCTATACGTGATCACATTTCACATATCCATTCAGAAGAATGTGGCAGTGAAGatgtacataataaaataatcatgaaTTTAAAAGAACACATTGCAGTCCTACAAATGGAGAAAGATTCTGCAATCCAATTGTGGCAGGTATCGATGAAAGCTGTGGACGCGTTAGAACAAGAATTAAAAACTCGGCCAGTAGACAACAGAGatgttaaattttatgaaGAACAATTGAAAGATGTTAGACAATCATATTCAGAAGCTATAAAGACTCTGGAAACTAAGCTACTTCAAGCTAAGGAAAATTTTGCGAAGCAGCAGTCTTTATGGATGTCGAGTAAGGAGACTATAGAAACTTTAAAGCGagaaaaacaagaaataaCGACGAGATTTCAGGAGCTCCAACAAGACAGTCAACAGAAAG ataggAACAGTCAGCAGACAATACAATCATTGAGAGAAGAATTATCTGCTGTGAAGGCAGAGGTACAGGTGCTAAATCATTTCAAGTCAGACCTCgaaaaaagattaaccgaGAGTAGAAGAATTGCCAGTAATATTATGGCAAAAAATGAAGAGACTAAATATAAGATGGCCGAAACCCTCGATCTAGTAGAATCTgctgtaaaagaaaaggatttTGTACTTCAAAGGGAGGCACAAATTACAGAGCAAAACGCCAAGTTGGAAGCTCGATTAGTTTCTATTGGCGAGGAACACGCTATAAAGATACAAGAGGAGATTATTAAATTGAGGAACGCTCATGAACACaatgtaaagaaatatttattagagaTTAAAGAATTGAAATCGGAATTGCGAGAGAAGGTGATGCTATTGGATCGATTACAACGAGACAACAGATCAGCGGAGGAGGAATTGGAAAAGATGCAtcaaaattctgaaaatttattGGAAAAATCAACCGCAAAGATTTTTACCTTCGAACAAGCATTAAAACAGACAGATTCTAAGCTGGAGGCTTGCGACGAGATGTGCAAAAGACAACATAATTTTGAGATACAACGGctacaagaaaaaattgttaatttagaaGAAAAGTTAGTAATTTCGaatgaaaaagtaaaacaacTTCAACAAGAAAATTCCATGGATGTACGAGATCGAATAAAGGTAGCTGATGAAAAGACGAAAGACGCGATTGATCGCTACGTTAATTTAGAAGGTCAATTAGTCAAAGCTACAGACGATAAAGAATCTCTAGCGACGGAATTGAAATCGTTGCAGATGGCTTTTGATCGTGAAATACATAAAAGGGATTACGAGCGATGCACATTGGAAACTAAAATTTGCGAATTAGAAGCCAATCTTTTGAAAGAGAATTATATAACAGAGGGTAAATCAGGCATCAATATTTCACCAATACAAGTTTCTTCGCAACATCAACCAGATACAAGCAAACATACTTTAGACATacg AGTTGAAAATATGGACCATAATTGGCAGTCTCTGTTAACTGAACAATTGAATAAGCAACAGAATTacttcgataaaaaaataaaagagatgaCTCAGCATGTGACAGTTCATCAAAAATTAAGCAGAAG atgGAGAGACGAAGCAAAATCCTTGACAGTACGATTCCAAATAAAGTCAAAAGAATtacgtggaaaaattaaattattacaaaatgaaAATGCCGAACTACACAAAACACTCTTACTTTGCAAGCAGGAATTTGCTCAATTTAAAACAGATACTATTTAA